The Hyperthermus butylicus DSM 5456 genome includes a region encoding these proteins:
- a CDS encoding ABC transporter ATP-binding protein, translating to MVLEVRGLIKRYGRFVAVSGVGFSVARGVHGLVGPNGAGKTTTMKCIVGLAVPDAGDIVFLGESLLARGAHRLRKLMGYVAEMPVLPENYTAEELLVELAMLEGLSRSDALREARRALEEVGLWEARRLRVKAMSKGMRKRLYVAQAILQPRELYVLDEPFTGLDPEGVAELRQLATRLGRDAGVLLSSHLLREMEDLATEVTVIYRGSVVYTGSLDQLRSRIGGGVVLEVEVDDVARAAKLLASKGYKTSTYAGRVKLRLGSREEAAEAIAALVEGGVKVYSAVRRTLSLEEAYIALIVGKSSQVLSSPRAA from the coding sequence GTGGTACTCGAGGTTCGCGGCCTGATTAAGCGGTATGGCCGCTTTGTCGCGGTTTCTGGTGTGGGCTTCTCGGTTGCCCGTGGCGTTCACGGGCTTGTGGGGCCTAACGGTGCCGGGAAGACCACAACTATGAAGTGTATTGTCGGCCTGGCAGTTCCCGATGCCGGGGACATAGTCTTCCTTGGCGAGAGCCTCCTAGCCCGGGGAGCTCACCGGCTGCGTAAGCTGATGGGCTACGTGGCCGAGATGCCGGTGCTTCCGGAGAACTATACTGCTGAGGAGTTGCTCGTGGAGCTAGCCATGTTGGAGGGCTTGTCTAGGAGTGACGCGTTGAGGGAGGCCCGTAGGGCGCTGGAGGAGGTTGGCCTCTGGGAGGCTAGGAGGCTCCGAGTCAAGGCGATGAGTAAGGGTATGAGGAAGAGGCTCTACGTTGCCCAGGCCATCCTGCAGCCGAGAGAGCTCTACGTGCTAGACGAGCCGTTCACCGGCCTCGACCCGGAGGGTGTCGCAGAGCTCCGCCAGCTAGCAACAAGGCTCGGCAGGGATGCAGGCGTGCTCCTTAGCAGCCACCTGCTGAGAGAGATGGAGGATCTAGCCACGGAGGTCACGGTGATCTACCGGGGCAGCGTAGTCTACACAGGCTCCCTCGACCAGCTACGCTCCAGGATAGGTGGCGGGGTGGTACTCGAAGTGGAGGTTGATGATGTCGCCCGGGCTGCCAAGCTGCTAGCCTCGAAGGGGTATAAGACAAGCACCTACGCGGGCCGTGTCAAGCTGAGGCTAGGTTCCCGCGAGGAGGCAGCAGAAGCCATAGCAGCACTTGTTGAGGGTGGTGTAAAGGTGTACTCGGCTGTGAGGAGGACACTGAGCCTAGAGGAGGCCTACATAGCGCTCATCGTGGGCAAATCGTCTCAAGTGCTGTCCTCGCCGCGCGCGGCGTAA
- a CDS encoding radical SAM/SPASM domain-containing protein produces the protein MPLEVLVAGRRLEALVRVRNVIWVFTAACNLDCIHCYVARWRGLRELSLEEKLRLVREIAELGVEHVGLTGGEPLIHPHFPRLAREIVDHGMTYHVVTNATMVRREAAEMLARHEAHAIVSVDGPPEIHDRMRGPGAFRMLEKGVATLREAGVEYSSVMAVSRLNYRHAAEAVEAAYRLGAVEAALIPVMPVGRAREARVYVGIEEYRVAVKAAAARAEELGLPLSLWCTPFAPLLTRRRVYYWSCRLSPTIDIDPAGRLLLCDVLDIVVADASRQGLRKAVEEYERHPLVKLVENPPRLPEPCQRCMLRGSCRGGCYARALLLRGDLNAGDPLCPLIVAWTPKA, from the coding sequence GTGCCCCTAGAGGTGCTCGTTGCTGGTCGGAGGCTGGAGGCTTTGGTTAGGGTTAGGAACGTGATATGGGTGTTTACTGCTGCCTGCAACCTGGATTGCATCCACTGCTATGTTGCACGGTGGAGGGGTCTCCGCGAGCTAAGCCTTGAGGAGAAGCTCCGCCTCGTGAGGGAGATTGCTGAGCTTGGTGTCGAGCATGTGGGGCTTACGGGTGGGGAACCACTGATACACCCACACTTCCCCCGGCTTGCCAGAGAGATCGTAGACCACGGTATGACATACCACGTGGTAACAAACGCTACGATGGTTCGCAGGGAGGCCGCCGAAATGCTTGCTAGGCATGAGGCACATGCAATAGTGAGCGTTGACGGCCCGCCAGAGATCCACGACAGGATGAGGGGTCCCGGAGCGTTCCGAATGCTCGAGAAGGGCGTAGCCACCCTGCGGGAGGCTGGCGTCGAGTACAGCAGCGTTATGGCCGTAAGCAGGCTAAACTATCGCCATGCTGCTGAGGCCGTGGAGGCAGCCTACCGGCTCGGAGCTGTAGAGGCCGCATTGATACCCGTAATGCCCGTGGGGAGGGCGAGGGAGGCAAGAGTCTATGTAGGAATTGAAGAATATCGTGTAGCCGTGAAAGCAGCAGCCGCAAGGGCCGAGGAGCTCGGGCTACCCCTCTCGCTCTGGTGCACCCCATTCGCTCCACTCCTCACCAGGAGGAGGGTCTACTACTGGAGCTGCAGGCTAAGCCCAACAATAGACATCGATCCCGCCGGGAGGCTGCTGCTCTGCGACGTCCTAGACATAGTGGTCGCCGACGCCTCCAGGCAGGGGCTGAGAAAAGCTGTCGAGGAGTACGAGCGACACCCACTAGTCAAGCTCGTGGAGAACCCACCGAGGCTGCCAGAGCCCTGCCAGAGATGCATGCTAAGGGGGAGCTGCCGGGGTGGATGCTACGCCCGAGCCCTACTCCTACGAGGCGACCTAAACGCCGGAGACCCCCTATGCCCCCTCATTGTTGCATGGACACCGAAAGCCTAG
- a CDS encoding ArsA family ATPase, with translation MWSKGGTGKSTVAAALALHLAGKGYRVLAVSTDAAPALGLLLCGRSGVKWEECSGVTVFEVSEEDVKRFWIERFGDEVYEVLSSFLPVGREVVDYVAGAPGIADQYMLYLVYSIAAERSDADIIVWDTAAAGSSLRLLRVEYELYSHLGDAARMYLRIRSALEKLKRREPRRDPLRLIEEWRLLARGILDMLQGPIHRLVLVTSPDRLSAAITRSLLGEFRSHGIEPRALIANMIVNPTVCPICRPWLEEHQEQMEALRELEELGLPVCKVPRLSRRPRAPRELEELASHLAPCTSKILG, from the coding sequence TTGTGGAGTAAGGGTGGTACGGGTAAGTCTACGGTTGCTGCTGCGCTAGCCCTGCACCTCGCAGGGAAGGGGTACCGCGTGCTAGCCGTGTCCACGGATGCGGCGCCTGCCCTTGGGCTCCTGCTTTGCGGCAGGTCTGGCGTGAAGTGGGAGGAGTGCAGCGGGGTTACAGTATTCGAGGTTTCGGAGGAGGATGTGAAGAGGTTCTGGATTGAGCGCTTCGGCGACGAGGTCTACGAGGTTCTGAGCAGCTTCCTGCCGGTGGGCCGCGAAGTCGTGGACTATGTTGCTGGTGCGCCGGGAATAGCTGACCAGTACATGCTCTACCTCGTCTACAGCATTGCAGCCGAGAGAAGCGATGCTGACATAATCGTCTGGGACACGGCTGCAGCTGGGAGCAGCTTGCGCCTGCTAAGGGTGGAGTACGAGCTCTACAGCCACCTGGGCGACGCTGCTAGGATGTACCTAAGGATACGCAGTGCGCTCGAGAAGTTGAAGCGCCGCGAGCCGCGCCGGGATCCGCTACGCCTCATCGAGGAGTGGAGACTCCTCGCCAGGGGGATACTCGACATGCTCCAGGGCCCCATTCACCGCCTAGTGCTTGTCACTAGCCCGGACCGGCTCTCAGCAGCGATCACGAGGAGCCTACTCGGCGAGTTCCGGAGCCACGGCATAGAGCCGCGGGCACTGATAGCAAACATGATCGTAAACCCAACAGTCTGCCCCATATGCAGGCCATGGCTTGAAGAGCACCAGGAGCAAATGGAGGCCCTCAGGGAGCTAGAAGAGCTAGGCCTACCCGTATGTAAGGTGCCCCGGCTCTCGAGGAGGCCGCGCGCTCCCCGCGAGTTAGAGGAGCTGGCTAGCCACCTGGCTCCATGCACTAGCAAGATACTGGGCTAG
- a CDS encoding MFS transporter: MHGERLLSRNVAGIILISFLVTVGFGAVNLIVPYYILALKGLLVELPEKLGTVRAERAALEIGAMASAFMATRALFAAASGWLSDRVGRKPLIVTGMSLYTVLGILYALTTAEWQLIVLRAVQGVASALVWPVAEALLMDTVAPGLRTRTLSLYIISANVGQVVGPLIGSAAYEASKRLLEGHPVVDIFRAPFILITIATLPAVAVAATLKEAVASTARTASEKAMEMFRGGLRELPSPVKRALTAFYANGLLNGIAMGIMTSIMIVYIIDFIAKEPTKVAAAMSIAGLAGLLVSYPVAHIADKLSDTDRKRLLIASYALARLLLATIGFIRSYPLFIAVAAALSILMNITMPLLRSIQAGLIPSRLRGRVFGLQQAFFNLGMVAGPLIGAYIYRRYYTVEIVAGVTGAQAAFIFAAVLGLAGITLLTLYYNPAAIAKAWTLHRSRSELGAAATAEK; this comes from the coding sequence ATGCATGGCGAGAGGCTGCTCTCCCGCAACGTTGCCGGCATCATACTCATATCGTTCCTCGTAACCGTGGGGTTTGGAGCTGTAAACCTCATCGTCCCATACTATATTCTAGCTCTGAAAGGCTTGCTTGTAGAGCTGCCAGAGAAGCTTGGCACGGTGCGGGCTGAAAGGGCTGCACTAGAGATAGGCGCTATGGCCTCAGCATTCATGGCCACCAGAGCCCTCTTCGCAGCTGCTTCGGGCTGGCTTAGCGACCGCGTCGGCAGAAAGCCGTTGATAGTCACGGGCATGTCCCTCTACACGGTGCTCGGTATACTCTATGCTCTAACCACAGCAGAGTGGCAGCTCATAGTCCTCCGCGCAGTGCAGGGTGTAGCATCGGCACTTGTTTGGCCTGTAGCCGAGGCACTGCTAATGGATACTGTGGCTCCGGGGCTGCGCACTAGGACGCTAAGCCTATACATCATATCCGCGAACGTGGGCCAGGTGGTGGGTCCCCTCATAGGCTCAGCAGCCTACGAGGCCAGTAAGAGGCTTCTCGAGGGTCACCCCGTCGTAGACATCTTCCGTGCCCCCTTCATACTGATAACAATTGCTACGCTACCAGCGGTAGCCGTGGCGGCAACGCTGAAGGAGGCCGTTGCCTCTACTGCGAGGACGGCAAGTGAGAAGGCTATGGAGATGTTTCGAGGCGGTCTACGCGAGCTACCAAGCCCTGTCAAGAGGGCGCTAACAGCCTTCTACGCTAACGGCCTGCTAAACGGCATAGCAATGGGCATAATGACAAGCATAATGATAGTCTACATCATAGACTTCATAGCCAAGGAGCCAACAAAGGTTGCAGCCGCAATGAGTATTGCGGGGTTAGCTGGCTTACTGGTATCCTATCCAGTCGCCCACATAGCGGATAAACTATCCGACACGGATAGGAAGAGACTCCTAATAGCGAGCTATGCCCTGGCACGGCTACTACTAGCAACCATAGGGTTCATAAGGAGCTACCCATTATTCATAGCTGTGGCTGCGGCACTCAGCATATTGATGAACATAACTATGCCGCTCCTCCGCTCTATACAGGCAGGCCTAATACCATCAAGGCTCCGTGGAAGAGTATTCGGGCTCCAGCAAGCATTCTTCAACCTTGGAATGGTGGCTGGGCCCCTCATAGGCGCCTACATCTACCGGAGATACTACACGGTAGAGATAGTGGCAGGGGTAACTGGGGCACAGGCAGCATTCATCTTCGCAGCTGTGCTGGGCCTGGCGGGCATAACACTCCTAACGCTATACTACAACCCAGCCGCCATAGCGAAAGCCTGGACCCTCCACAGAAGCCGCAGCGAGCTAGGAGCCGCAGCAACGGCGGAAAAGTAG
- a CDS encoding TrkA C-terminal domain-containing protein codes for MMPLVMVLLTILFSIIIVRIGTVALMMTGLSRDVAVFQAQSAFTGVGFTTSESEYVVSHPVRRRIIRVLMTLGSAGITTAMASLVLTFVGQSAGEAAERAGWLAIGIAGLYLFSRSRVIDRWMSRVIARMLERFTNLRLYDYEQLLGLSKGYSIAMLKVQPGSWLAGRSLRELKLADEGVLVLGIYRRVNGREVYIGAPRGDTVILEGDTLVCYGPEGTLAGLARRLRGPEGDREHLEAVRAEAKRREEVEKELAVVRSTARRA; via the coding sequence TTGATGCCTCTAGTAATGGTCTTACTCACGATACTCTTCTCGATAATCATAGTCCGTATCGGCACAGTGGCGTTGATGATGACTGGTCTTTCCAGGGACGTGGCTGTCTTCCAGGCCCAGTCTGCGTTTACCGGTGTCGGGTTCACAACTTCCGAGTCCGAGTATGTGGTTTCGCACCCGGTTCGCCGGCGTATAATCCGCGTGCTGATGACGCTCGGTAGTGCAGGCATAACCACAGCCATGGCTTCGCTGGTGCTGACGTTCGTCGGGCAGAGCGCTGGAGAGGCCGCTGAGAGGGCTGGTTGGCTTGCAATTGGCATTGCTGGGCTCTACCTTTTCAGCAGGTCCAGGGTTATCGACCGGTGGATGAGCAGGGTTATAGCGAGGATGCTTGAGAGGTTTACTAACCTACGCCTCTACGACTACGAGCAGCTACTAGGGCTCAGCAAGGGCTACTCAATTGCAATGCTAAAGGTGCAGCCTGGTAGCTGGCTTGCTGGCCGCAGCCTCCGCGAGCTAAAGCTTGCCGACGAGGGAGTGCTTGTACTCGGTATTTACCGGCGTGTGAACGGGAGAGAAGTCTACATCGGTGCTCCACGTGGCGATACTGTGATCCTTGAGGGCGACACTCTGGTCTGCTATGGACCGGAGGGGACTCTTGCAGGGCTCGCTAGAAGGCTACGGGGCCCAGAGGGTGATAGGGAGCACTTGGAAGCTGTGAGGGCTGAAGCTAAGAGGAGGGAGGAGGTAGAGAAAGAGTTGGCTGTTGTGAGATCTACTGCTCGGAGAGCCTAG
- a CDS encoding SixA phosphatase family protein yields the protein MYIFMRHGEAVGVDVAGSDEERWLTERGREDVELVAMLLPVRPRVVYSSPLRRARETAEIVARLYGAKVTVAEQLEPGRFSVEALQELGPEPDSVLVGHAPSMWRVVSALIGGGDVVIPAGGAAIVEAEELERGMARLLELVTPRAARTALETICPR from the coding sequence GTGTATATATTTATGAGGCATGGAGAGGCTGTGGGAGTGGATGTTGCTGGTAGCGATGAGGAGCGTTGGCTCACCGAGAGAGGTCGAGAGGATGTGGAGCTTGTCGCGATGCTTCTCCCCGTGCGCCCCCGCGTAGTCTACTCGAGTCCTCTCCGCAGAGCTCGTGAGACCGCGGAGATAGTTGCAAGGCTCTACGGTGCCAAGGTTACTGTTGCCGAGCAGCTGGAGCCCGGCAGGTTTAGCGTCGAAGCCCTGCAAGAACTGGGGCCTGAGCCTGACTCGGTGCTGGTGGGCCATGCGCCGAGTATGTGGCGTGTAGTCTCAGCCCTTATCGGTGGTGGGGATGTCGTAATACCTGCTGGCGGTGCAGCCATTGTCGAGGCCGAGGAGCTGGAGAGGGGTATGGCTAGGCTCCTGGAGCTTGTTACGCCGCGCGCGGCGAGGACAGCACTTGAGACGATTTGCCCACGATGA
- a CDS encoding metallophosphoesterase family protein: MGIGVARLKILHVSDVHCSEAMLRRALRELAYDVVVVSGDLECPSLVDILGEAGGDVVVVTGNMDSGWVREELASRGYLLDGRTRSIGGLVFAGIGGIEPYGDAEKLRVEVDEKLLDVLVSHHPPYGVLDESAWGGHGGLLVIRRLVEGLQPLLHLFGHIHEARGQARLGATLAVNPGPLVQGYYAVIEVSDGKVEARLGKL; the protein is encoded by the coding sequence GTGGGAATTGGGGTGGCGAGGCTGAAGATACTCCACGTCTCCGACGTGCATTGCTCGGAGGCTATGCTCCGTAGGGCTCTGCGTGAGCTAGCCTACGACGTTGTAGTTGTCAGTGGCGATCTCGAGTGCCCGTCGCTGGTGGATATCCTAGGGGAGGCTGGCGGTGATGTTGTAGTTGTCACCGGTAACATGGACTCTGGATGGGTTAGGGAGGAGCTAGCGTCCAGGGGCTACCTGCTCGACGGCAGGACGCGGAGCATAGGGGGCCTTGTATTTGCTGGTATAGGCGGCATTGAGCCCTACGGGGACGCCGAGAAGCTCCGCGTGGAGGTGGACGAGAAGCTCTTGGACGTGTTGGTGTCGCACCACCCGCCATACGGTGTGCTGGACGAGTCAGCCTGGGGCGGGCACGGCGGCCTCCTAGTTATACGCAGGCTCGTGGAGGGGCTACAACCGCTTCTACACCTATTCGGCCACATACACGAAGCCCGGGGCCAGGCCAGGCTAGGAGCGACCCTAGCAGTAAACCCCGGCCCGCTAGTCCAGGGCTACTATGCAGTCATAGAGGTCTCAGACGGCAAGGTAGAGGCTAGGCTCGGCAAGCTATAG
- a CDS encoding twin-arginine translocase TatA/TatE family subunit: MLGGVFQGPEILIILLLVVLLIWGPTKLPQLARGLGQALYEFKKASQGSAEREDKQARKTGETLSSVDDETLRRIAEKLGISTENKSRSQLVEEIVKEAKRRGLLDELDVRKT; the protein is encoded by the coding sequence GTGTTAGGAGGAGTCTTCCAGGGCCCGGAGATACTAATCATACTACTCCTCGTGGTCCTACTCATATGGGGGCCGACGAAGCTGCCACAGCTAGCCCGCGGCCTGGGACAAGCACTCTACGAGTTCAAGAAGGCCTCCCAGGGCTCAGCAGAGAGGGAGGACAAGCAGGCACGGAAGACCGGGGAGACTCTAAGCAGCGTAGACGATGAGACCTTGAGGAGGATAGCTGAGAAACTCGGCATCAGTACCGAGAACAAGAGTAGGAGCCAGCTAGTAGAGGAGATAGTCAAGGAGGCAAAGAGGAGAGGCCTACTCGACGAGCTAGACGTGCGAAAGACCTAG
- the cyaB gene encoding class IV adenylate cyclase, with product MAREFEEKIVLGSCEELAAVEERLRELGATLEAEVYEEDTYYQHPCRDFAETDEALRLRVARGRVELTYKGPKRVVEGAKEREEYTVTVDSGAAMARILEKLGFKPVATVRKRRRYYSLPGLAVVSLDEVEGLGCFVEIEYRGSDPSKAVDTVKAIESRLGLESKPKTVKSYLELLLEKYAGGASRPGGFRAH from the coding sequence TTGGCCCGAGAATTCGAGGAAAAGATAGTTCTGGGCAGCTGCGAGGAGCTAGCAGCTGTTGAAGAGAGGCTCCGCGAGCTAGGGGCAACGCTCGAGGCGGAGGTTTACGAGGAGGACACCTACTACCAGCACCCCTGCCGAGACTTTGCGGAGACCGATGAGGCTCTGAGGCTTCGGGTAGCCCGGGGAAGGGTAGAGCTAACCTATAAGGGGCCCAAGAGGGTTGTGGAGGGGGCAAAGGAGAGGGAAGAGTACACCGTAACTGTGGACAGTGGGGCGGCTATGGCCCGAATACTCGAAAAGCTAGGCTTCAAGCCGGTAGCCACGGTGCGGAAGAGGAGGCGATACTATAGCCTCCCAGGCCTCGCAGTGGTATCGCTCGACGAGGTTGAGGGGCTCGGCTGCTTCGTTGAGATAGAGTACCGTGGCAGCGACCCCTCGAAGGCGGTGGATACGGTTAAAGCCATAGAGTCTAGGTTAGGCCTGGAATCCAAGCCTAAGACGGTGAAGTCGTATCTGGAGCTCCTCCTGGAAAAATATGCAGGTGGAGCTAGTAGACCTGGCGGGTTCCGAGCTCACTGA
- the pyrD gene encoding dihydroorotate dehydrogenase PyrD: MAGLAVRVAGLTLRHPVMNASGILGSHPEGVKLLVDAGVSAVVTKSFTVEPREGYPTPIAVPLPYGLLNAVGLSNPGIDGISVVVEEARRAGLPVVVSIAGSSEDEFSRLASAAEEAGADAIEVNLSCPHAKGMGREIGIEPRLVYSVVSATASVTRIPVIAKLGYVDRLVEAVGKALEAGARAVTLINTLPAMMIDVYAMKPVLGNLVGGLSGPAIHPVAVRAIYEVYREYRIDIIGAGGVEDWRTAAELVLAGARAVQVGTALVTRGLRVIGEIVQGLERYMEEVGVESIEELVGAAHRD, translated from the coding sequence GTGGCTGGGCTTGCTGTGAGGGTTGCGGGGCTGACACTGAGGCACCCTGTTATGAATGCTAGCGGCATCCTGGGCTCTCACCCAGAGGGCGTTAAGCTCCTAGTGGATGCTGGTGTATCGGCTGTCGTGACGAAGTCGTTTACCGTGGAACCACGGGAGGGCTACCCTACTCCAATAGCTGTCCCGCTACCCTATGGGCTCCTCAATGCTGTTGGCCTTTCAAACCCCGGCATAGACGGTATATCGGTTGTTGTGGAGGAGGCTAGGCGGGCTGGGCTCCCCGTGGTGGTGAGCATTGCCGGGTCGTCAGAGGACGAGTTCTCCCGTCTAGCATCTGCAGCCGAAGAGGCTGGCGCCGATGCCATCGAGGTCAACCTCAGCTGCCCCCATGCCAAGGGCATGGGGAGAGAGATAGGCATTGAGCCGAGGCTGGTCTACTCCGTCGTCTCTGCAACTGCCTCAGTGACGCGTATACCGGTCATAGCTAAGCTGGGCTACGTTGACCGACTCGTGGAGGCAGTGGGGAAGGCGCTTGAGGCTGGGGCGAGAGCTGTCACACTGATAAACACATTGCCTGCAATGATGATAGACGTGTATGCTATGAAGCCGGTCCTGGGCAACCTTGTCGGAGGCCTCTCAGGCCCAGCAATACATCCAGTTGCTGTTAGAGCAATCTACGAGGTCTACAGAGAGTACCGGATAGACATCATAGGCGCTGGAGGCGTAGAGGACTGGAGGACAGCAGCCGAGCTGGTGCTTGCTGGAGCCCGCGCTGTACAGGTGGGCACAGCACTAGTAACCCGCGGGCTGAGAGTCATCGGAGAGATAGTCCAAGGACTAGAGAGGTACATGGAGGAGGTGGGCGTAGAGTCTATAGAGGAGCTAGTGGGGGCCGCCCACCGGGACTAG
- a CDS encoding CopG family transcriptional regulator, whose protein sequence is MSVTVSFRIPRELKERMDRLRGKVNWSEEVRRFLEERVREYEQLEAIRELEETVKIPSTGSSGHSFRVCEGGS, encoded by the coding sequence ATGAGTGTTACCGTATCGTTCCGTATACCGAGGGAGCTAAAGGAGAGGATGGACCGGCTCCGTGGCAAGGTGAACTGGAGCGAGGAGGTTAGAAGGTTTCTTGAGGAGCGTGTACGCGAGTATGAACAGCTAGAAGCTATCCGTGAGCTTGAGGAGACTGTGAAAATCCCTTCCACAGGTTCCTCGGGGCACAGCTTTAGGGTATGTGAGGGAGGATCGTGA
- a CDS encoding endonuclease III domain-containing protein, with protein MAGCSIANYASGCEVFERLQRSLRVDWRDYVALVAFEYDAREHPFAVLAGIILSQNTSDRNSIRAYLQLREMVGVSPEAVLSAPEDRLIEAIRPAGLARQKARALREAARRILEAGGEKVLLEMPWRELREFLLSIPGVGKKTADVFLQLVRKAPVFAVDTHAARIAKRWGLVGEKAGYDETSRALLEFFGPERSENAHRLLIALGRTYCRARNPRCDVCPLRDICPYPRGCSTGRNDGGEG; from the coding sequence ATGGCTGGGTGCAGTATTGCCAACTATGCTTCGGGCTGCGAGGTTTTCGAGAGGCTCCAGCGTAGTCTCCGTGTGGACTGGCGCGACTACGTGGCTCTGGTCGCGTTCGAGTATGATGCGCGGGAGCACCCGTTCGCTGTGCTTGCAGGGATCATACTGAGCCAGAATACTAGCGACAGGAACTCTATCCGGGCCTACCTGCAGCTCCGCGAGATGGTTGGCGTATCCCCGGAGGCCGTGCTTTCGGCGCCGGAGGACAGGCTTATCGAGGCTATTAGGCCGGCTGGGCTGGCAAGGCAGAAGGCTAGGGCGCTCCGGGAGGCTGCCCGCCGCATCCTCGAGGCTGGCGGCGAGAAGGTACTCCTGGAGATGCCCTGGAGGGAGCTGAGAGAGTTCCTCCTATCGATACCCGGTGTCGGCAAGAAGACTGCTGACGTGTTTCTCCAGCTTGTCCGGAAAGCGCCAGTCTTCGCGGTGGATACTCATGCCGCACGTATCGCGAAGAGATGGGGACTCGTCGGCGAGAAGGCGGGCTACGACGAGACCTCACGGGCCCTCCTAGAGTTCTTCGGGCCAGAGCGCAGCGAGAATGCACACCGGCTCCTCATAGCGCTGGGTAGAACCTACTGCCGAGCACGCAACCCCCGCTGCGACGTGTGCCCTCTACGCGACATATGCCCCTACCCCCGCGGCTGCAGCACGGGGAGGAATGATGGAGGAGAGGGCTAG
- a CDS encoding sulfide-dependent adenosine diphosphate thiazole synthase, with amino-acid sequence MVNAVQAPEHSWLPHNVTSLREGALAALIIRKTAEKLTSITSVDVAIAGAGPAGLTAAWLLAEKGLRVVVVEHSLGVGGGMRGGSMLMPVGLVEDGLPAELLRRAGARLDRVADGLYAVDPTEAVVKLAAKAIDAGAVILPGLHVEDLILWRSGSGYRVAGLVINLSPVVEAGWHVDPIYIEARATIDATGHDAELVKLLSKALGDSSIRVRGTRGMDVWEGEKLVVEYTGEVYPGLYAAGMAVSETYQLPRMGPVFGGMLASGARVAELVASRLSEQ; translated from the coding sequence ATGGTGAATGCTGTGCAGGCTCCGGAGCATAGCTGGTTACCCCACAACGTTACCTCGCTGAGGGAGGGTGCGCTAGCAGCACTCATAATCCGGAAGACGGCAGAGAAGCTTACATCGATAACTAGCGTGGATGTTGCCATTGCTGGTGCTGGCCCTGCAGGGCTTACTGCTGCCTGGCTACTAGCCGAAAAGGGGTTGAGAGTTGTCGTAGTAGAGCACAGCCTTGGCGTAGGCGGCGGCATGAGAGGCGGCTCCATGCTGATGCCGGTAGGCCTTGTCGAGGATGGACTCCCCGCCGAGCTGCTTCGCCGCGCCGGTGCACGTCTCGATAGGGTGGCGGATGGACTCTATGCTGTAGACCCAACGGAGGCTGTGGTAAAGCTGGCGGCAAAGGCTATCGATGCTGGCGCAGTCATCCTACCCGGCCTCCACGTCGAGGACCTCATACTCTGGCGGAGCGGCAGTGGCTACCGTGTCGCTGGGCTCGTGATAAACCTCTCCCCTGTCGTCGAGGCTGGCTGGCACGTAGACCCCATCTACATCGAGGCTCGCGCAACGATAGACGCTACCGGCCACGACGCTGAGCTTGTCAAGCTCCTCTCCAAGGCGCTAGGCGACTCCAGCATTAGGGTTAGGGGTACACGTGGAATGGATGTCTGGGAGGGAGAAAAGCTGGTTGTAGAGTATACGGGAGAGGTGTACCCAGGCCTCTACGCCGCCGGAATGGCCGTATCGGAGACCTATCAGCTGCCAAGAATGGGCCCCGTATTCGGCGGCATGCTAGCCTCTGGTGCCAGGGTGGCGGAGCTGGTAGCGTCTAGGCTCTCCGAGCAGTAG
- a CDS encoding type II toxin-antitoxin system VapC family toxin has product MEYGVTLYDALYIAQARRKGELLTSDRKQAEIASRNGIKVYLVE; this is encoded by the coding sequence TTGGAGTACGGGGTAACCCTCTACGACGCATTATATATCGCTCAGGCCCGAAGGAAAGGGGAACTCCTTACAAGTGATAGAAAGCAGGCAGAGATAGCTTCCCGGAACGGCATTAAGGTCTACCTGGTAGAGTAG